In a genomic window of Siniperca chuatsi isolate FFG_IHB_CAS linkage group LG1, ASM2008510v1, whole genome shotgun sequence:
- the LOC122872831 gene encoding E3 SUMO-protein ligase ZBED1-like, which produces MHSVDASKSPTQTNSGGRLRQTTLDAACGRTIDKQKKDKLTNAIAKWVATNCRPISIVEDVGLKNVIRIATNDCTYEPPPRRTIARKIHELYEKERTIKATALQRAPTVALTGDYWTSLGNHNYLGVTAHYIDEQWELHSHAMTLMKTQERHFAETCAEHFIHVAQQWDVSNKVSTLSTDSARNMIAAARHLPFEHVPCFAHSLQRSVTVSLHNSAFDNVLAKCRKVVGHFKHSPASAAELEQKQIELGQKKESLIQDIPTRWNSTLDMIKSVRRNEQPVRDVLTTHNTKIAMPTTAEMDKLQRLEMLLEPCRYVTELLGGEKYVSCSVVLPAFCHLSRVMESSDDDPAYVVKFKSTFRTDLETRKENANIAYLKIATALDPRFKDLKCIPRAERGEVWASVTNLLKEQRVVAEEPVEATTSKPSKRKFALLAASSEYDSEHEEDSIENGVRRYRAEPTISTEACPLQWWSKHAGSHSRLASIAQKYLATPATSVPCERLFSLAGHIVQKKRVSLSSENVNDLVCLSNWLGADE; this is translated from the exons ATGCACAGCGTTGATGCCAGCAAATCACCCACCCAAACAAACAGTGGAGGAAGGCTTCGGCAGACTACATTGGATGCAGCATGTGGGAGAACTATagataaacaaaagaaagacaagctAACAAATGCCATTGCAAAGTGGGTAGCTACAAACTGCAGGCCGATTAGCATTGTGGAAGATGTCGGTCTGAAGAATGTTATTAGAATCGCAACGAATGACTGCACGTATGAGCCTCCGCCAAGACGCACCATCgcaagaaaaatacatgaacTGTATGAAAAGGAGAGGACTATAAAGGCGACAGCGTTACAACGTGCACCAACTGTTGCCCTCACCGGAGACTACTGGACATCGCTGGGTAACCATAATTACCTCGGAGTTACAGCGCATTACATTGATGAACAATGGGAACTGCATTCACATGCTATGACTTTAATGAAGACACAAGAGAGACATTTTGCTGAAACGTGCGCTgaacattttattcatgttgCACAGCAGTGGGACGTTTCAAATAAAGTCAGCACACTTAGCACAGATAGTGCAAGAAATATGATCGCTGCTGCGAGACATCTGCCTTTTGAACACGTCCCCTGCTTCGCGCACAGTCTCCAGCGTTCTGTCACAGTATCTCTGCACAACAGCGCGTTTGACAATGTCCTGGCCAAATGCAGAAAGGTTGTGGGCCATTTTAAGCACAGTCCAGCGAGTGCTGCAGAattagaacaaaaacaaattgaacTTGGACAAAAGAAGGAGTCGCTTATACAAGACATTCCAACCAGATGGAATTCGACTCTGGACATGATAAAAAGTGTCCGCAGAAACGAACAGCCAGTGAGGGATGTCCTCACCACACACAACACGAAAATTGCCATGCCAACAACAGCTGAAATGGACAAACTGCAGAGGTTGGAAATGCTACTGGAGCCCTGCAG GTATGTGACTGAACTTCTGGGTGgagaaaaatatgtttcatgCTCTGTGGTTCTGCCTGCTTTTTGCCATCTCTCTCGGGTGATGGAGAGCTCAGATGATGACCCTGCCTATGTGGTCAAATTCAAGTCTACATTCAGAACAGACCTGGAGACACGCAAGGAAAATGCCAACATTGCATATCTGAAGATTGCAACCGCATTGGACCCGAGATTCAAAGACCTCAAGTGTATACCCAGAGCTGAGAGAGGTGAGGTGTGGGCCTCAGTCACTAACTTACTCAAGGAACAGAGGGTTGTTGCAGAGGAACCTGTGGAAGCAACAACATCAAAACCATCAAAGAGAAAGTTTGCCCTATTGGCTGCTTCATCAGAGTATGATTCTGAACACGAGGAAGACTCAATTGAGAACGGTGTGCGTCGATACAGAGCAGAGCCCACCAtcagtacagaggcctgtccaTTACAGTGGTGGTCCAAACATGCAGGCTCACACAGCAGGCTGGCCTCAATTGCACAGAAGTACTTGGCCACACCTGCAACATCCGTACCCTGTGAAAGGT